The Sander vitreus isolate 19-12246 chromosome 24, sanVit1, whole genome shotgun sequence genome segment GAATACTGTGTTGGCGTGGAAACGCCTGATGGGAGTGATCCTTTTCCAGAGTTGGGATTTGCTCCTAAACTGGATGGATTTACTGGGGATTGTTTAAATGTGATGGACTCTAAGTATGTGtacaaatgttgtgtaaaattcCTGAACAGAGAGAAACTGAACGGAAGAGTGGACACAGTGTGGAGACAGAGACTGGGGGTGGAGAGAGACTGGGGGTGGACACAGTGTGGAGACAGAGACTGGGGATGGACACAGTGTGGAGACAGATACTGGGGATGGACACAGTGTGGAGACAGAGACTGGGGGTGGACAGAGACTGGGAGTGGACACAGTGTGGAGACAGAGACTGGGGGTGGACACAGTGTGGAGACAGAGACTGGGGGTGGAGACAGAGACTGGGGGTGGACAGTAGTGTGAAACCAGGGTTCTTTATAAATCTCCTCTGAAGAAAAGGACTGGGGATTTACAGTGGAGGATTTTACATGGAGCCATTGCtgtaaatgcttttatttctgtGATCAACCCAACAGTTGGAAGTGGTTGTCCATTCTGTGGTGAAGGAGAGACAGTTTCTCACTGTTTTTATGAATGCCAGAGACTCTGGGCGCTGTTTGATGAGCTGGAGAGGGTTTTTACACGGTTTGGAGAGAAGTGGTCTAAGGTTGGTTTCATTTTTGGAGCTGGCTGTAGAAGAATAAAGTAGAGGACAGGACAGGAAGCACTTCCTGTTTTCATCTCGCTAGTGAAAGCCAGAGTCTGGATTGATTTTaggttttaaaaatgaataacatTGATGAGTTTCTGAAACAGTGGTGCTATAAAGATGCATTATGTTATGATTTAATATTTGACGGAGTATTTCGGTAGGGATGGGATTGTTGTGTAAATTACCTGTTTGTTTATGTGCAATATTTTCTGGGACAGTATTTGttgtgatggaaaaaaaaaatatatatatatatatatctctgtctctctgtgtctgtctgtctctctgtctctctctgtgtgtctctctctctgtctccgtgtctctctctcgctctgtctctgtctctctctctgtctctctctctctctctctgtctctctatctttctctgtgtgtctctctctctctgtgtttccagAGATGAGCTCCATCAAACAGTTAAAGGAGCAGCAGTTGGCGGCAGCACGGCGCCAGCAGACACCCGTGGTTGGCGACATGCAGCCGCTGGCCGACGCGCTGCCAGAACTCTGTCAGCTGATCGCCCCCGCCACCGCCGGCAACACCCCCTCTGCTCGCCGCAAGAGCAGGAAGAACAGAGTGTAAGTGACCCTCCTCCATTTTATTTCCTTtctttatcagtgttttatcttttcagcattcacacacatcttctacatgaaatgtgtttgtatttcctGTAGTTCTCTGGTTGGTCTAGTCTCTACTACTTTAGTCTTCCTGTAGTTCTCTGGTTGGTCTGTTCTCTACTACTTTAGTCTTCCTGTAGTTCTCTGGTTGGTCTGTTCTCTGCTACTTTAGTCTTCCTGTAGTTCTCTGGTTTGTCTGGTCTCTACTACTTTAGTCTTCCTGTAGTTCTCTGGTTGGTCTGTTCTCTGCTACTTTAGTCTTCCTGTTGTTCTCTGGTTTGTCTTGTCTCTACTACTTTAGTCTTCCTGTAGTTCTCTGGTTTGTCTGGTCTCTACTACTTTAGTCTTCCTGTAGTTCTCTGGTTTGTCTGGTCTCTACTACTTTAGTCTTCCTGTTCTCTGGTTTGTCTGGTCTCTACTACTTTAGTCTTCCTGTAGTTCTCTGGTTTGTCTGGTCTCTACTACTTTAGTCTTCCTGTAGTTCTCTGGTTTGTCTGGTCTCTACTACTTTAGTCTTCCTGTTGTTCTCTGGTTTGTCTGGTCTCTACTACTTTAGTCTTCCTGTAGTTCTCTGGTTTGTCTGGTCTCTACTACTTTAGTCTTCCTGTAGTTCTCTGGTTTGTCTGGTCTCTACTACTTTAGTCTTCCTGTAGTTCTCTGGTTTGTCTGGTCTCTACTACTTTAGTCTTCCTGTAGTTCTCTGGTTTGTCTGGTCTCTACTACTTTAGTCTTCCTGTTGTTCTCTGGTTTGTCTGGTCTCTACTACTTTAGTCTTCCTGTTCTCTGGTTTGTCTGGTCTCTACTACTTTAGTCTTCCTGTTCTCTGGTTTGTCTGGTCTCTACTACTTTAGTCTTCCTGTTGTTCTCTGGTTTGTCTGGTCTCTACTACTTTAGTCTTCCTGTTGTTCTCTGGTTTGTCTGGTCTCTACTACTTTAGTCTTCCTGTAGTTCTCTGGTTTGTCTGGTCTCTACTACTTTAGTCTTCCTGTTGTTCTCTGGTTTGTCTGGTCTCTACTACTTTAGTCTTCCTGTAGTTCTCTGGTTTGTCTGGTCTCTACTACTTTAGTCTTCCTGTAGTTCTCTGGTTTGTCTGGTCTCTACTACTTTAGTCTTCCTGTTGTTCTCTGGTTTGTCTGGTCTCTACTACTTTAGCCTTCCTGTTGTTCTCTGGTTTGTCTGGTCTCTACTACTTTAGTCTTCCTGTTGTTCTCTGGTTTGTCTGGTCTCTACTACTTTAGTCTTCCTGTTGTTCTCTGGTTTGTCTTGTCtctaccaaagaatttctaattaATCTAATCTCTTGTTACTTCTgtcttctgaactggttgcagttccaccagagttccatatagggggcgctcacaggccagtgcagaatgaatgggactctatggagctatacccctcaacatccacttttctcaggatatcattgtTGTCTAGTAAtttaaatgttgcatttgaaaggggaggctaagaaaatacacactgctcggtgttagattattttaaagtggcttttttgttctaaaaagtcttttaaaatgtcagtgacgtcatacacatatacggccagagatactgctttacagcaagctctgagtcactttgttctctcgaagcatcgacaacacagctgacaggttagactctccctgttaatataacacagctgacaggttagactctccctgttaatacaacacagctgacagcttagactctctgttaatacaacacagctgacaggttagactctctgttaatacaacacagctgacaggttagactctccctgttaatacaacacagctgacaggttagactctccctgttaatacaacacagctgacaggttagactctctgttaatacaacacagctgacaggttagactctctgttaatacaacacagctgacaggttagactctccctgttaatacaacacagctgacaggttagtctctccctgttaatacaacacagctgacaggttagtctctccctgttaatacaacacagctgacaggttagactctctctgttaatacaacacagctgacaggttagactctccctgttaatacaacacagctgacaggttagactctctgttaatacaacacagctgacaggttagactctccctgttaatacagcacagctgacaggttagactctccctgttaccTCTGTAGAGGCTTCCATGTAATGGAGTTGTATTCTtattagaagtgtgtgtgtgtgtgtgtgtgtgtgtgtgtgtgtgtgtgtgtgtgtccgtccctCCAGACCGGTGAAGAGGCCGGAGCCCACAGACTTCAGTCAGATGAAACAGTCTCAGAAACGCAAACTCCTGTAAGCAGCTTTtacttattattgttattattattatgaaatagTTTACGCTCTCCTTAGCACACctgaacctgtgtgtgtgtgtgtgtgtctctgtgtttgtgtgtgtgtgttttagagaaACGGAGAGCGCGCGGTTCGGCAGCGCCGTGAAGACGCTCTCGGCCAAGATGAATCCTCTGGCAGACATCGGCGAGCAGCTGAGGAAGAAGATgagggaggaagaagagcaTGCTAACGGCTAACAGggaaacatctggaaacatcTGGCAGTTTAAAGAGGAAAGACTGTAAATGTTTCCACATTTCCTCTTCTGTAATAAAGTACATAACGTTAAGACGTTTGACTCCTTTCTCCACGGCCGTCAGTCTGAAGTCTTCAGACGGGTTGGGAGGGTTAGTGAAGTTTTTACACTGTGATGTGATCTCTCTGCTATGATTAGATTAGAGGTCACAAACAGCTGATCGATGCCATTAGCTCTCATTAATAATGCAGACGAGGGGGGAGGGCAGTGTCAAATTAAAAGTCATCACAGACATATACGTCAGCTTTTTCTGAGCTTTTCGAGgctttttccacattttcaacccttttttcaaagcattttttggaagtTGACACTTCTTTTCAACGCTTTTTTTAcgtctttttcaacacttgttttgaagcttttttgaGTGCTTTTTTCACACTTCTATCTGCAGGAGTGGCAGCGTTCCTCAGCGAGTACCGA includes the following:
- the slx9 gene encoding ribosome biogenesis protein SLX9 homolog isoform X2, with amino-acid sequence MVGKIKHVRQKLHQEAVRPGSGLALASSLTELTAVSAPILRQQQHNNRRDTQAPAESCFPSAIFAGTKITPDALRQSLQFEEKAPHVPATAEKEMSSIKQLKEQQLAAARRQQTPVVGDMQPLADALPELCQLIAPATAGNTPSARRKSRKNRVPVKRPEPTDFSQMKQSQKRKLLETESARFGSAVKTLSAKMNPLADIGEQLRKKMREEEEHANG
- the slx9 gene encoding ribosome biogenesis protein SLX9 homolog isoform X1, translated to MVGKIKHVRQKLHQEAVRPGSGLALASSLTELTAVSAPILRQQQHNNRRDTQAPAESCFPSAIFAGTKITPDALRQSLQFEEKAPHVPATAEKGPEEKKVKTKKEKMKERRDRWLNKMSSIKQLKEQQLAAARRQQTPVVGDMQPLADALPELCQLIAPATAGNTPSARRKSRKNRVPVKRPEPTDFSQMKQSQKRKLLETESARFGSAVKTLSAKMNPLADIGEQLRKKMREEEEHANG